From the genome of Thermosipho japonicus:
GCAATATCTTTAAAACCTTCAAATTTGCTTAATAGTTCATATCCATACTCTACATGAGTTTCAATTGATTTTCTTTCTTTTTCTGTTAACCTTCCGGGTTTTTTTAAAATGGCACCATTTACCATTATTTTCCCTATATCATGCAAATATGCAGCCATATACACTTTTTCCACATCCAGTCCCATCTTTTCAGTTACTATCTTAGAAACACTTGCTACCATTTTAGAATGTTCTTTATTTGATAATTTTTCTTCAACCTCTACAAGCATTGTTAAAATTTCCTCAAATAATTTCTCCATTCTCTTTCCATATAATTTTAGATACAAAAAGTTCCCAAATAGTTTTCCAAATATTTCAGTTGCATATTCTGGTATAACTAGTTTTTCATTTACAAATGAATCCAAACAAATACCACCAAACTTTTCGTTATTAATATAGATCGGAATTATATAAGATGATTTTATTTTATCGCTACCTAATTTTTCAAATTCGTCTTTAAATACACTTTTTTTATTTACTTCTTTAAAGATTTTTCCATCAACAAACCCCTCATACTTTACTGCAACCACATCATCCTCATCTGTAAAAACTATATTTTTTAAAGCATCAGTATAACCTATTTGCGCATAAAATCTGTACTTTCCACCATCCTTTAAAATAATACTTCCAGCATTTACATCTGGTATTATAGAAATCAACTTTTTAAGTATTTTATAAGCAATCTCCTCTAAATCTTCTTCTGGAACAATATTAGAAAGTATGTCGTAAACTGATACAAGTAAATTATTTAATTGTTCAACTTCTTTCCTTAATCTTTCTTCTGAATAAAACATTTCCTGTAGCTCTTTTTCATTGTCCAATACAACCCTTTGAAGATAATTAAACCTTTCTTTAAGTTCATCTAATTCAGCAATTCTCAATTCTCTATTAACAGTACTAAGTTCAAGATAATTTTGAAAATGGTCCATAGAAGCTTTAAGAATTTTAAGTCCATCTTCCAGTTCTTTTGCAAATTTTACATAAGAATTTTTTAATCTATAATATATAATCAAAAACATCAATAAAAATACTCCAAAAATAATCACAAGTTTAAAAAAACTTGATCTTAAATCTTTGCAAATTACAAAATTATAACCTAAAACCTTTATTGGAACACTAACATAGAACAATCTATTTTCCTTGACAGGAGAAAAAAACAGACATTCCTTTTTATTTACTATTAACTTATTTATATAATCTATGACCGACTTACTGCTATCAAAACTTTTTTCTTCTACCACTGATTTTACAAAATTTGCAAAGTTAACTAGATTGTTTTTTTCAAAATTAAATAGTAAAATTGATATGGCAACAAACATCAAGATAAATACTATTAATAAAACATAGAAACATTTTCTAAGTAATAATATTAATTCATCTTTTAACCTCATATTATCACCCTCTTAACTATTATTCTATCACAAGGAGGCATTAAAATGACTAAAGAAATAAATATTAAAAATGTTAAAATTGGCGGAAAAAATCCGGTTGTAATACAATCCATGACTAATACAAAAACAGAAGATATAAAAAACACCTTGCAACAAATTCAAAATTTATACAATGCAGGATGCGAATTAGTTAGAGTTTCAGTCCCCACTTTTGAAGCTGCTAAAGCTTTAAAAACAATAACCAAAGAATCTCCAATCCCAATTATAGCTGATATACATTTTGACTATAAGCTTGCAATAGAAAGCATTAAAAATGGAGCCAGTAAAGTTAGAATAAACCCTGGAAATATTGGAAATGATGAAAAAGTAAAAGAAATTATTAAAGTTGCAAAAGATTATAATGTTCCTATAAGAGTAGGTGCAAATTCAGGATCCATTCCAAAAGAATTTGAAAAGCTTCCTAAAATTGATGCACTATGCCAAGCAGCACTAAAAGAAGTTAGGTTACTCGAAAAATTTGGCTTTGAAAACATTGTAATTTCCGTAAAAAGCTCAGATGTTATTGAAACAATAAAAGCATACGAAAAAATTTCAAAAATGACGGATTATCCACTTCATATTGGAGTTACAGAAGCAGGAACATACGAATGGGCAATTATTAAATCTTCAACTGCTTTGGGATATCTTTTATATAAAGGCATAGGTGATACAATAAGGATTTCCATTGCAGGAGATCCTATAAAAGAAGTACTGGCTGCAAAAAAACTTTTAATATCTTTAAATCTCAGAAAAGGAATACAAATAATAGCATGCCCTACTTGCGCTAGAACCACAATAGATGTTGAAAAATGGGCTAGTATCATTGAAAAAAATTTTTCAAAGGTTGAAAAAAACATAAAAATAGCAGTTCTAGGATGTGTTGTAAATGGTATTGGAGAAGGAAAAGATGCTGATATTGGAATTGCAGGAGTTCAAAATGGATTTTTGCTATTCTATAAAGGGAAGATAGTAGGAACTTTCAAAAAAGAAGAAATTTTTCAAGTTCTAGAAGACTATATTATAAAAGTGGAAGAAGAATAAATCTTCTTTTTTGCATAGTTGATATTATTAAATACTTTTCACCTTTAAAGAACAATAATGTTTCGCTACCTATTCTATTTAAAGCGCTTCTTAAAAAGTAGGCGTTTGTTGTTGTCTGGAAAATATATTTACTACTAATATCTATATGCCCTCTATATTCCATATTTTCAGAAAAAGCATAAAAATAAAGCCCTTTTTCATTACCAAATATTTTTAGTCTTGAGTATCTTCCAGAAATCATAGCTCTTCTTAAAAATCGTCTTATACTTTTTAAACTAACCCTTAAAAATTCTTCAGACTTTTCAATTTCATTTTCTAATGGCACAAGATCCAAGTGATCGAGTTCCTCACCACACACATTAAACAAATAATCTGATGACAAAACCAATTTATTAAGTCCTTCACCAACACTTAATTCTCCACTTTTTATTTCAGACAAAGCCTTTATCAAATGCCGTGCTGAATAATAAGGAATCCTCCAAGAATATTCCTTACTTTTCTTATCTCTTACAACATAATTAATAATCCTGCCATTTTCTGCTACCATTCTTACTTTACTTCCAAAGTAAAAATCCACATAACTTCCTTCTTCCAAGTGACTTGATACAAAGTCTAGATCATTTACAAATACATTTATAGGAATATTAATTAATTCTTCATATCTTTCTTCAAAGTTCTTGAAAGAAAAACGTTCTGTCTTTAATTTCAAATTTTCGTCTTTTGCTTTTAATACAACATAATTTCCATCAGAATAAATTGAGATGTTACCTGAGAGTTCAAATACAAAAAATTTCAATATATCTAATGGAACAGAAAAAGAAAGAGTTGTCGGACTCATTTCTGAAACTTTTGCCTTTAAACTTAGACAGCCATCACTACCATAAAGATTTAAAAATCCGTTTTCATATTTAAATCCAACTATTCTATTTGTTTTTTCAACTGTTCCTACTGTTTTATCTATTAACTTTAACACTCTTTTTAACTCTTCCACGTTTAAAAATACCCTCATAAATTCACCTCTATTTAATTCTACATCATTTATTTAAAAACTCAACAACTTGATTAATCCCCACAAATATGATATAAAATTATAAGGTAAGTTCAATGGGGGGTATAAAAATGAAAACTTTCGAACAAAAATTAAAAATTAATATTTTTCACATAAATCCTTGAAAAAGGGGCTCACTATTGGGCCCCTTTTTCTTTAGCTGTGGGGGAGGTGAAATTTATTTCGGTAAAAGTGTATGATCCTTATCAAAAAAAGCTTTTCTATGAGGAAATTTCTTTGCCAAAAAACATACGTTCTGAGAAATTAGTTGTTGTTCCAACATTTTTTGACTTTCACACCCATGTAAGACTATTAGAAGATCAAGAAGATTATGAATCTTTAAAAAAAGCTTGTATAGCTGGTGGCTTTTCCGAAGTTCTAATTCAACCAAACACAAAACCAAGGCTAGAAAATAGTAAAGTCCATGAAAAACACAAAAAACTTTCTGAAAATCCATACGTTAGATTCTACAGAACAACGTCATTTTTTGGCTCCCAAGAACCAAACAACATAGATATTCTATGTTATTCCACTGATGGCATTGAATACAATTACAATGATTTAGTAGAAAATTTTTCAAAGAAAAAACCACACTTTCTTCTTGACCACAGTCAAATGTTTGAACATCCGGGAATTTTTTACAAAAAAATAGAAAATCTTCCCAAACGGCCAATAACCAATGAAGCTATTGCAGTAGCTAGAACTATCTTAACAGGGATTGAATTTGGTTTTAAAGATTTTCATATTCAGCACATTTCATCAATTTACACACTGGAAATGATAAAATTTCTAAAAAAATATGCAAATATAACCTGTGAAGTAACTCCACACCACCTTTTATTAACAAATGAGCATATCAAAAATTCAAACTTTAAAATCAACCCACCCCTTGCTGACCAACAAACAAGAGAATTTTTAATTGAGGCCGTAAAAAACAATGATATAGATATTCTTGCTACTGATCATGCACCACATCCTGACAAAAAAAATGACTTTGAAAAAGATCCATATGGTACTTCAAATATTGAAATCGCATTTTCTGCGTTTTATACTGCTATTGAAGACCTTATGATAGTAGTTAACAAACTTTGTGACTCACCAAGAAGACGATTAAAAATAAAGCCAAAATTTGATTCAGAAAACTTTGTAGTTGTAGATTTAAACCAAGAATTTATAGTTGATAGTACAAAATTTTACAGTAAAGGCAAAAATTGCGCTTTTGATGGTATGAAATTAAAAGGTAAAGTTATTGGAGTAAAAATAAATGGAAAATGGGGGTTTTGGGATGGAGAATACTTACTTGACTAAGAAAGATGTAATTCAAATAAATGAAGATACATTCATAGTTACATTTAATGAAAAATTTAAATTTGATGAGGGCCAATTTATAATGATTCAAACTCCCTCACTAACAAGAAAACCTTTTATACTTGGAACATGGAAAGGCAACATAGCTGTATCAGTTCAGATAAAAGGAAAAGGAACAAACTATATCGTCTTTCAAGGAGAAAAGTTTAAAGCACACTTTCCATTAGGTAATAAATTCATACCACCTGCAGGCAAGGGCATAGTTATATCATCTCCAACATGTATTACTTTAGCAAATCTTTTACATGAAAAATATTCTTGTGATGTACTTATTGGAAGCAAAAGTAAAATAAATTTCGAACTTCCTTTTGAAAGCGTAATTGGAAATGAAGATTTTTCCAAAAAAATAAAAACATTAAAGACATACGATTGGTACCTTGTAAGTGGTTCAAAACAAATGGAAGAATTTGTTCTTTCAAACATTGAATCTAAAAATGTTTTTGTGTCGCTTGAAGAATATATGGGATGTGGTATTGGCGCTTGTAAAAGCTGTGCTGTTTTTACAAAAGAGGGTGTAAAGCACGTCTGTACAGACGGACCAATATTTAGGAGGGATATACTATGAATCTAAACCCACCTCTAGTTATAGCTTCTGGACCTGGAGGAAGTGGAGAATATCTAAGACTTATAAACCCAAAATATGTAGGTGCATATACACTAAAAACTATAACCTTAAATCCAAAACCAGGAAACAAAACAAAAAGAATGGAAAATTTGGAAAACTATATAATTAATAGCATCGGACTTGAAAATCCTGGAATAGAATATGTTATATCAAACATTGACAAATTCGTACTTAAAGAAACAAAAACAATCCTTAGTCTTGGAGGAGATAGTAAAGATGAATACATAAAAATTGCAGAAAAAATTGCACCGCATGCTAAAAAATTTGAAGCAATTGAATTTAATTTTTCTTGCCCAAATGTAAAAAAAGGGGGACTTTCAATTCTTTCAGACTTAAATGAATGGCAAGAAATTCTTGAAAATGTTCGAAAAATACTTCCAGATTCATTTTTAATGGCAAAATTAAGTATTGAAGGAAATTTTGTGGAAATTTTGTCAAGAAAAGTGAAAGAATTTGGATGGAACGGCCTTACACTAATAAACTGTGTAAGAGGTCTTCTAATAAAAGATGGAAAAATAGTTACAGGAGGACTTTCGGGACCCATTCTAAAACCCATAGCATTGCGAGCAATATATGAAGTTAGAAAAGTCCTAAAAGATATATACATAATAGCTTCAGGAGGTATATATACAAAGAAAGATGTAGATGATTTCCTTTTAGTAGGAACAAATGCTATTTCAATAGGAAGCGCATTATTTAAAGATCCCCAAGTTGTTGAAGAACTTGGAAAATACTTGAAAGGAGTGAAAAGATGATACCTGTATTGAGCTTAGATATGGAAAACCCCTTGGAATTCATTGATAAATATGGAAGTTTTGATGTTGTAAAGGTAGGGCATAACTTGGCTATTTTCGGCAAAAAAATTCTAGATGAATTTGAAAAGAGAAATACCAAAGTAATATTAGATTTGAAATTTTGTGATATTCCCTCAACAGTTTCTAGATCAATCAAAAGCTGGGATCATCCGGCTATAATAGGTTTTACAGTCCATAGCGCTGCTGGAATTGAAAGTGTCAAGGCAGCGCTTGATTCAACAGAAAAAATCATTTTCTCAGTAGTCAAATTAACTTCTCAAGTTGGAGAATTATCAGACTATCTAAAGACAATAGAAGAGCTTGAAAACATCAACAGTTCGTTTGTTCTTCCTGGGCGTTGGGCAATAAATTTAAGAAAAAAACTCAGTGGCAAATTTTTAGTTCCAGGCATAAGAATGCAAGTCAAAGCAGATGATCAAAAAGATACCATTACATTGGATCAAATAAAAGATATTGCAGACTTTGCAGTTTTAGGTAGAGAAATCTACCTCAGTGAAAATCCAAAAGAAAAAATCGAAAAAATCAAGGAGGAATTAAAATGGAAATAAAAGAAATCCTTGAAAAAACAGGTGCACTTTTGTCGGGACATTTTTTACTTTCATCAGGAAATCACTCCGAAAAATATGTTCAATGCGCAAGGCTCTTCGAGTTTCCTGCATACGGTGATATGGTGGCAAAAATGCTTGCCGAAAAGATAGAAGAATACAAACCAGATTTAATAATTGGCCCTGCAATGGGTGGAATACATCTTGCATACTCGGTTGCAAAATATCTTAATATTAGAAATATCTTTGCTGAAAGAGAAAATGGTATTATGACACTTAGACGTGGATTTAAAATAAATAAAGGCGAACGTGTTGCAATAGTTGAAGATGTAATAACTACAGGTAAATCAGTAAAAGAAGTAATTGAAATAGTAAAAAATAGTGAAGGTAATCTTTGCTGCATTGGCTCAATCATAAACAGATCTAGCTCAAATTTATTCGATGTTCCATATGAATATTTAATAAAACTAGAACTCCCAATTTACTCTCCAGATGAATGCCCGCTCTGTAAAAAAAATATTCCACTTGAAAAACCAGGAAGTAGATTCATTAAAAAATAAACAAAGCGTGGCAGATGCCACGCTTTGTACTTTGTGTATTGGACAAAATTACTCTCCGTATTCTTCTGCCAAATATTTCTTAATTTGATCATCTGCCGTTTTAATTGCTGTTTCCATATCAACTTTTCCATTTACAAAATCTGAGAACATGTTTCCAACAACATTCCTAATTTCATACCATACTCCAATTTGTGGATCAAATATTGCATTGTTAATCTGAGAAAGTGGAATCTCTGCAAGAGGATCTGATTTTACATTTTCCTTCCAGATATTTGTTTCAAGAGCACTCTTTCTTACTGGAATATAACCAGTATTTACTGACCAGAATGCTGTAACATCTGGTGAAATAAGGTATTTCATAAATTCCCAAGCTGCCTTTTTCTCTTCATCAGTTGCATTTGCAAACATAATAACATCGGTTCCTGCAAATGGAACATTTCTTGTTTTCCAAACTGGTACCGGTGCCCAACCCCAGTTGAATTTACCCTTTACAGAGCTTTCAACATATTTTCTTCCTGCAATCGTATCAATGTACATAACAACCTTTTGTTGACCAAATGGATCATTCATGTATCCGCCTTGATAATATGCAATACCTTCATCAACTAATTTTCTAACAAAGCTTAAAACATCTCTTGTTTCTTGGCTATCTATATTTGATACCCATTTTCCATTTTCCATCTTTAAAACAGAACCGCCTCTAAGTGAAAGAAGAATTTGGAACAAGTCTGCAGTTGTTCTAAATCCAAATCCATATTGATCTGGTTTACCATCACCATCAACATCTTCTGTTAAAACCTTTGCAGCATAGTAAAGTTCGTTAATTGACTTTGGAACATCAACACCATAAAGTGTTAGAAGATCTGCATTGTAGTATAAAATATAAAGACTCTTGTTAAAAGGAACAGCATAAACATCATTACCCCACATACAGTTTTTTCTCAATGGTTCGTATACATCTTCCCATTCCTCTTTTGTAAGACCTATCTTTGGATCGTTTAAAAAGTCATTTAATTTTTGGACAACACCACTTTGAATTAATTTTGCAGTCCAATTTGAATAAGCTTGTGCAATTGTTGGAAGTTCTCCAGCTTGTGCACCAGCAAGAAGTTTTTGAGCTAAAGCACCGTAATTTCCAACGTAAATAGCTTCTACTTCAATATCAGGATGTGATTCATTAAATGAATTTACGATCTGCTCTAATGTTTTTCCATGATTTCCACCCATAGCATGCCAGAATACAACTTTAGTCTTTGCAAACGAGAAAACAACAATAAGTGACAACAAAATCACCAGTAGTTTTTTCATGAACTTTCCCCTCCTCCATAAGAATTTTCAAAAACAAACATACCTCTTAAACTTTTAACCTTTAATTACATTCTTCAAGCAACATTTATTATAACACTTTTCAACTTTTCTTTGCAAATAACTTCTACACTTGTATATTTTTAAAAATCATTCATAAAAGTGAACTAATTATTTCTCGGGCCTTTTTCATCAAATCTTTTAATTCGTTTGAAATATTTTTAACTTCTTCAAGTTTTTTCCATGCTTCTTCTTTATTTTCATTTTTAACTAATTCTAATATAACAGATGCTTCATTATGAAGTCTTACATGTAGTTCTCCAATTTTTCCCCAAACTTCTTGAACTTCCACTGGTGGTTTTAAAATATTATAAAACATTCCAAAAGCACATTTATTTGGATCAGTTTCTATATCATATTCACCTTCAGTAATTACTGATTCAAGTTTTTTAATCCAGTTACTATGATCTTCAATTGCTCTTTCAAGTCTTTCAATTATATCTTCTTTCGAATAGAAATTAAGTTTTAAAAATTCTTCAAAACTCTTAAAGAATCTATCGCTTAATCCTGAAACTTGTTCATCTATTTTTTTATTTTCCATTCCTAAATTTTCAAATGTCTTTTCTAAAGCACTCATAGCATTGAAAAACTCTGATACCAAACTCGTAATATTTTGGGAAATTGAAGTCATTTCTTCGGTGGCTGCATTTTGCTCTTGGGCACTAGCCGCAACATTCATAGCTATTTCATCTACATCCTTTGTTTTTTCTAAAACTTTTTCTATTTCTTCAATAGATTGATCTATCTTTTGAGTGGCTTCATTTACATTCTCGGAAATATCCAAAATATTCTTTGAAGTATTATTTATACCTTTAACAATTTCGGAAAGATTGTCTGAAATTCTTTCGGTTGCTTTCTTACTTTCTTCAGCAAGCTTTCTAATTTCATCTGCAACAACTGCAAATCCTTTTCCTGCTTCTCCGGCTCTAGCTGCTTCAATTGCTGCATTTAATGCAAGCAAGTTTGTTTGCTCGGCAATACTGGCAATTGTCTCAACAACCATATTTACAGTCCCAGCATTCTCATTAAGCACTTCCATATCATGTGATACTTTTTCCATCTCACTTCTAATTGATTCTATTGCTTCTCCAACATACCTAATTGTATTCTGACCATTTTGAGCCATATTTGACATTTCCGACGTTAAACTACTTAATTCTTGACTAATTTCCGCTAATTTTTGTCCAGTTGTAGCTATTTCTTCAATACCATAACTTGCATCTTTAACCGATGAGATAACATTTTCAGAGTTAGTCTTAATTGAATCTAACATTCCCAAAGATTCTTGAAATTCTCTATCAAAATTTCCTATTATTCTCTCAAAATTTCCTAAAGAAATTATTCCATTACCAAATGTGTCAGATATCACTAGCAAAGATTTACGCAACATATCAATAAATTCGTTAAAATATTTAGAAGTTTTACCAATTTCATCATTCGTAAAACTTGGAATTTTTTTAGTAAGATCCCCATTACTTTTTGCAAGTTGCTCTACACTTTCTAAAAGATACTTAACTGGCTTCAAAATTTGTTTGTGATAAAGAACCAATGTAACAATTATAACACCTATACCAAAAACAAGCGATAATAATTGTATGTTTTTCATCATAGAAACATTTTTCTCTGCATCTTTTTGCAATAAAGTTACAGCATTGTTCATTTCACTTAACAACGTAAGGTTGTTGTTAATTATATATTTTAAATCATCTTCTTTTCCAAGCTCCAAGAATTTTTCAATATGTTTCTTAAATGGTATCCAAATTTTTTTAACTTTCTCAAGTTGATCTTTGGCTTTACCCGATGCCGGTGGAAGCATTACCTTCACAGTACCCTTTAAATCGAAAGGAGCTTCTCCGCCATTTATTAAAGCACTTAAAGTAACATCAAAAATGTTTTTACACATCAGCAAATCATTCTTAACATTTTTATCTCCATAAATAGAAAATATAAGAATATCTTTAGACATTCTTTGAGTTAACATTCTTTGTCTTCCAGCAAGATTAATTACAACAGAATCAGACTTTTGATGATCCGTAATAAATAAGGTAGATATGTAAATAGTTATAATTAAAGCTGCAAAAATAATAAGTGGAATCAATAACTTCACCAAAAGTTTATTCTTCATAACATCGCCCCCTTTTATAAAAATATAATAAATTTTCTCTATTTATTTTAATTATACCATAATTAAGTCGGAATTAAAAAGTGAAACTTAATAATGAAACAATTTTCTGATATAATCTTTTTAAAAAGGAGCGTGAAATTTTGGAAAAACTAATTTCAAAAAAAATGAATCTAGAAAACTGGCAAGTTAAAAATGCAATATTACTTTTAAAAGAAAATACTATTCATTTTGTAGCAAGGTATAGAAAAGACCAAACCGGTGGATTAAACGAAGAACAATTAAGAGAAATACAAAACCTACTTCATTACTACGAAAAAGTAGAAAAAGAAAAAAAGAAAATCTTAAAAGCACTTGAAAAAGAAAATAAACTAACAATAGAGTTGAAAAAGAAAATAGAAAATTCGTACGATTTTGATGAGCTTGAACAGATATATTTACCGTACAAAAAGAAAAAGAAATCTAAGGCTGATATTGCAATTGAAAATGGCCTTTTAGAGCTTCACAATAAACTAATAAATAATCCTGAAAGCTTTGAAAAAGAAATTCCAAAATATTTTAGCAAAACCTTTGATACAAAAGATAAAGTAATAGAAGGTTTGAAAAATATTATTGCCCAAAATTTTTCTCATGATGAAAATATAAGAAAAAGACTGGAATTTTTTATGTTTGAATATGGTTATTTAAAATGTACTAAAAAAGTTGATTACAAAACAAAATATGACGTCTATGAAAATTTTTCTCAAAAAATTAAAAACCTAAAAGAATACAGTGTACTATCTATAAACAGAGGAGAAAAAGAAAATATTTTAAAAGTCCAAATTGCACTTGATGATAAATTCAAAAATGAAATATTCAATCTCACAAAGCTTGACCTTAAAAACGAAATTATATTAAAAGGGCTTGAGATGGGTTGGAAAAAATTATTTGATTCTATAAAAAAAAGAATTAGAAACCAACTTACCCAAAAGGCAGAAAATAGAGCCATTGCAATTTTCTCAAAAAACCTAAAACAACTATTACTCACACCACCATTAAAAGATAAAAGAATCCTTGCTATAGATCCAGGAAATAAAACTGGATGTAAAATTGCAGTTCTTGATGAAAATGGAAAATTCCTTGGAAAAGCAATTATTTTTCCAACTCCTCCACACAATGATATTGAAAATTCGGAAAAAATCGTTATAGAATTAATCAAGAAATTTAATTTAAACCTGATAGTTATAGGTAATGGCACGGCATCCAGAGAAACTCAGAAATTTATAGTAAATACAATCAAAAAATTCAATCTTGATATAAAGTACATCTTTGCAAATGAAGCTGGAGCTTCAGTATACTCTGTTTCAAAAATAGCTATTGAAGAATTCCCGGACCTTGACCCTACAATAAGAAGTGCAATAAGTATTGGTAGGCGCGTGCAAGACCCACTTTCAGAATTTGTAAAAATAGATCCAAAATCACTTGGTGTAGGACAATACCAGCACGATGTAAATCAAAAAAAATTGGAAGAAGAACTAAACAACGTTACAAAAGATGTCGTTAATATGGTAGGTGTTAATCTAAACACGGCCTCTGCCAAACTTCTTGAATATGTATCAGGAATTACACCTTCACTTGCCAAAAAAATAGTAAAATACAGGGAAAAACATGGTAAATTTATAGAAAGAAAGCAATTACTAAACATAGATGGTCTCGGAGAAAAAACATTTGAACAATGCGCTGGTTTTTTAAGAATAATTGATGGAAAAAATCCACTTGAAAAGAGCAGAATTCACCCTGAACAATATAAAATAGCAAATAAAATAATTAGTTTTAATTTAGACAACATTGACATCGAAAAACTTTCCAAAGAATTAAATGTTGGAATATTAACTTTAAAGGACATAATAAATGAGTTAAAAAATCCCGGGCTAGACCCAAGAGAATCTCTTCCTAAGCCAAAATT
Proteins encoded in this window:
- a CDS encoding helix-hairpin-helix domain-containing protein; protein product: MEKLISKKMNLENWQVKNAILLLKENTIHFVARYRKDQTGGLNEEQLREIQNLLHYYEKVEKEKKKILKALEKENKLTIELKKKIENSYDFDELEQIYLPYKKKKKSKADIAIENGLLELHNKLINNPESFEKEIPKYFSKTFDTKDKVIEGLKNIIAQNFSHDENIRKRLEFFMFEYGYLKCTKKVDYKTKYDVYENFSQKIKNLKEYSVLSINRGEKENILKVQIALDDKFKNEIFNLTKLDLKNEIILKGLEMGWKKLFDSIKKRIRNQLTQKAENRAIAIFSKNLKQLLLTPPLKDKRILAIDPGNKTGCKIAVLDENGKFLGKAIIFPTPPHNDIENSEKIVIELIKKFNLNLIVIGNGTASRETQKFIVNTIKKFNLDIKYIFANEAGASVYSVSKIAIEEFPDLDPTIRSAISIGRRVQDPLSEFVKIDPKSLGVGQYQHDVNQKKLEEELNNVTKDVVNMVGVNLNTASAKLLEYVSGITPSLAKKIVKYREKHGKFIERKQLLNIDGLGEKTFEQCAGFLRIIDGKNPLEKSRIHPEQYKIANKIISFNLDNIDIEKLSKELNVGILTLKDIINELKNPGLDPRESLPKPKLFDDILTFEDLRIGLKLQGKVTNITDFGAFIDIGLKESAFLYKKLITRELNINDIVDIEIIDLDQQLRHIKVKLI
- a CDS encoding methyl-accepting chemotaxis protein yields the protein MKNKLLVKLLIPLIIFAALIITIYISTLFITDHQKSDSVVINLAGRQRMLTQRMSKDILIFSIYGDKNVKNDLLMCKNIFDVTLSALINGGEAPFDLKGTVKVMLPPASGKAKDQLEKVKKIWIPFKKHIEKFLELGKEDDLKYIINNNLTLLSEMNNAVTLLQKDAEKNVSMMKNIQLLSLVFGIGVIIVTLVLYHKQILKPVKYLLESVEQLAKSNGDLTKKIPSFTNDEIGKTSKYFNEFIDMLRKSLLVISDTFGNGIISLGNFERIIGNFDREFQESLGMLDSIKTNSENVISSVKDASYGIEEIATTGQKLAEISQELSSLTSEMSNMAQNGQNTIRYVGEAIESIRSEMEKVSHDMEVLNENAGTVNMVVETIASIAEQTNLLALNAAIEAARAGEAGKGFAVVADEIRKLAEESKKATERISDNLSEIVKGINNTSKNILDISENVNEATQKIDQSIEEIEKVLEKTKDVDEIAMNVAASAQEQNAATEEMTSISQNITSLVSEFFNAMSALEKTFENLGMENKKIDEQVSGLSDRFFKSFEEFLKLNFYSKEDIIERLERAIEDHSNWIKKLESVITEGEYDIETDPNKCAFGMFYNILKPPVEVQEVWGKIGELHVRLHNEASVILELVKNENKEEAWKKLEEVKNISNELKDLMKKAREIISSLL